The proteins below are encoded in one region of Tomitella fengzijianii:
- a CDS encoding MFS transporter, with protein MMRLGRDSAARAPIPRSIWVLVTAAFVIALGFGLVAPVLPQFAKSFDVGTTAATVIVSVFAFFRLVFAPAGGRLVNLLGERWVYLTGLFIVAVSTGACAFAANYWQLLVFRGLGGIGSTMFTVSAMGLLVRLADPAARGRVTGLYSSAFLVGNILGPVLGGLLAGFGLRVPFLVYAAALIVAMFVVGLLLKDVHPANGEEAAERPSMELREALAHRAYRAALVSKFANGWSSMGVRVALVPLFAVAIGAGESMAGVALAVFAVGNAAVVIPAGRIADTRGRKPMVLAGLAITGVGTAALGLSAGSAMLVATSFVAGAGAGLLNAPQQAVVADLIGADRRGGSVLAGFQMLSDVGAIVGPIAAGFLAEQLSYPVAFAVTGAICLLAAVPWFGAPETLSAARRGGPDEIVPGEGSGVDRR; from the coding sequence ATGATGCGGCTCGGACGCGACAGCGCCGCGCGGGCTCCGATCCCACGGTCGATCTGGGTCCTGGTGACGGCGGCGTTCGTCATCGCGCTGGGCTTCGGACTGGTCGCGCCTGTGCTGCCGCAATTCGCCAAGAGCTTCGACGTGGGCACCACCGCGGCGACGGTCATCGTCAGCGTGTTCGCGTTCTTCCGCCTGGTCTTCGCTCCGGCGGGCGGGCGGCTGGTGAACCTGCTGGGCGAACGGTGGGTCTATCTCACTGGCCTGTTCATCGTCGCGGTGTCCACCGGGGCGTGCGCTTTCGCGGCCAACTACTGGCAGCTCCTGGTGTTCCGGGGATTGGGCGGGATCGGGTCCACGATGTTCACCGTCTCCGCGATGGGCCTGCTGGTGCGCCTGGCGGATCCGGCCGCGCGGGGCCGCGTGACAGGCCTGTACTCCTCGGCCTTCCTGGTCGGGAACATCCTGGGCCCCGTGTTGGGCGGCCTGCTGGCCGGGTTCGGGCTGCGCGTGCCGTTCCTGGTGTATGCGGCGGCGCTGATCGTCGCGATGTTCGTGGTGGGCCTGCTGCTCAAGGACGTGCACCCGGCGAACGGTGAGGAGGCGGCGGAGAGACCGAGCATGGAACTCCGCGAGGCATTGGCCCACCGCGCGTACCGCGCGGCACTGGTGTCCAAGTTCGCCAACGGATGGTCGTCGATGGGCGTCCGCGTGGCGCTCGTCCCCCTGTTCGCCGTCGCGATAGGCGCCGGCGAGAGCATGGCGGGGGTCGCGCTGGCGGTGTTCGCCGTCGGAAACGCGGCGGTGGTGATCCCGGCGGGCCGGATCGCCGACACCCGCGGCCGCAAACCGATGGTCCTGGCAGGACTGGCCATCACCGGCGTCGGCACCGCCGCTCTGGGATTGTCCGCCGGTTCGGCGATGCTGGTGGCGACCTCGTTCGTCGCCGGTGCGGGGGCGGGTCTGCTCAACGCGCCGCAGCAGGCGGTGGTGGCGGATCTGATCGGCGCCGACCGCCGCGGCGGCAGCGTGCTCGCGGGCTTCCAGATGCTCTCGGACGTCGGTGCGATCGTGGGTCCCATCGCCGCCGGCTTCCTGGCCGAACAGCTCTCGTACCCGGTGGCGTTCGCGGTGACAGGGGCCATCTGTCTGCTGGCCGCGGTACCGTGGTTCGGCGCGCCGGAGACGCTGAGCGCTGCGAGGCGCGGCGGCCCGGACGAGATCGTGCCAGGGGAGGGGTCCGGCGTCGATCGTCGCTGA
- a CDS encoding HNH endonuclease family protein, translated as MADRPAPGSPPGSRIRTLLAAVEVIPARPDVPGYERDCGPGEGCVFGAAWTDATTAPLSHNGCDTRNDVLARTMTGVRFRPGTGRCVVVAGALDDPYTGDRIAFRKADAGEVQIDHVIPLAAAWDLGAHAWAPAMRRRFANDVDFELLAVDGPANMRKSDSTPQDWVPADAAYRCFYAAKYLTVAVRYSLPITAGDRDVLSGIAERCG; from the coding sequence ATGGCCGACCGACCGGCCCCCGGCAGTCCCCCGGGATCGCGGATCCGCACCCTCCTCGCCGCCGTCGAGGTGATCCCCGCACGCCCCGACGTCCCGGGGTACGAACGCGACTGCGGCCCCGGCGAGGGCTGCGTGTTCGGCGCCGCGTGGACGGACGCGACCACCGCTCCCCTGTCCCACAACGGATGCGACACCCGCAACGACGTACTCGCCCGGACGATGACCGGGGTGCGGTTCCGGCCAGGCACCGGGCGCTGCGTCGTCGTCGCCGGCGCGCTCGACGATCCCTACACCGGTGACCGCATAGCGTTCCGCAAGGCCGACGCGGGCGAGGTGCAGATCGACCACGTGATCCCGCTCGCCGCCGCATGGGATCTCGGCGCCCACGCGTGGGCGCCCGCGATGCGCAGACGGTTCGCCAACGACGTGGACTTCGAGCTGCTGGCCGTGGACGGCCCGGCGAACATGCGCAAAAGCGACTCCACCCCGCAGGATTGGGTACCGGCCGACGCGGCCTACCGCTGCTTCTACGCGGCGAAGTATCTCACCGTCGCTGTGCGCTATTCCCTGCCCATCACCGCCGGGGACAGAGACGTGCTGTCGGGCATCGCCGAACGGTGCGGTTGA
- a CDS encoding dihydrolipoamide acetyltransferase family protein yields the protein MSAPAEFLLPDLGEGLTEAELLSWSVAVGDTVELDQPLCEVETAKAVVELPAPFAGTVAALHAEPGATVVVGEKLVTIDDGGGSGTASSDAGLEVAADDAARPDSSATGEPPAAARADDAAPPTLVGSGPLPHRPGRAGWRRRSHGTPATSAGAGTGADTDAAGAIRAKPSARKAARERGVDITAVRPARADGVITEADVARRAGAGRDGIRTPADAFRRATAAAVSASARSVPHATAFRTADFTSAMSLLRRLRGDGADGEDRTEVRLSPLTLVAKAVLVALVRHPLVNASWAEDSADIIEHSRVNLGVAVAGPHGLSVPHIRAAESLGLSGLASALDELVDEARAGRTPPARLRGGTFTITNIGVFGLEAGTAVINPGEAAILSLGAVERRPWVHDDHLVIREVATLGLSFDHRLIDGELAGRFLATVAQSIENPLGLAG from the coding sequence GTGAGTGCGCCCGCGGAGTTCCTGCTTCCCGACCTCGGGGAAGGGCTCACCGAGGCGGAGCTGCTGTCCTGGTCGGTGGCGGTCGGGGACACCGTCGAGCTGGACCAGCCGTTGTGCGAGGTCGAGACGGCCAAGGCGGTGGTCGAGCTGCCCGCGCCGTTCGCCGGCACCGTCGCCGCCCTCCATGCGGAGCCGGGTGCGACCGTCGTCGTCGGCGAAAAGCTGGTCACCATCGACGACGGCGGCGGCTCCGGCACCGCCTCTTCCGACGCCGGCCTGGAAGTCGCCGCCGATGACGCCGCCCGGCCGGACTCGTCCGCGACGGGCGAGCCTCCTGCCGCGGCGCGCGCCGACGACGCCGCTCCACCCACCTTGGTGGGATCAGGCCCACTGCCGCACAGGCCGGGCCGGGCCGGATGGCGCCGCAGGTCGCACGGAACGCCGGCCACCAGCGCCGGTGCCGGTACCGGTGCCGATACCGATGCGGCAGGGGCGATCCGCGCGAAGCCGTCCGCGCGCAAGGCCGCCCGCGAGCGCGGCGTCGACATCACCGCCGTGCGTCCGGCCCGCGCCGACGGCGTCATCACCGAAGCCGACGTCGCCCGACGCGCCGGAGCAGGACGGGACGGCATCCGGACCCCCGCGGACGCGTTCCGCAGGGCCACGGCCGCGGCGGTCTCGGCGAGCGCGCGCTCGGTCCCGCACGCCACGGCCTTCCGCACGGCCGATTTCACCTCCGCGATGTCGCTGCTGCGCAGGCTCCGCGGCGACGGCGCAGACGGCGAGGACCGCACGGAGGTTCGGCTCTCCCCGCTCACCCTCGTCGCCAAGGCCGTTCTCGTCGCCCTCGTCCGCCACCCCCTCGTCAACGCGTCCTGGGCCGAGGACTCCGCAGACATCATCGAGCATTCCCGGGTGAATCTCGGGGTCGCCGTCGCCGGACCGCACGGGCTATCGGTACCGCACATCCGCGCCGCGGAATCCTTAGGGCTGAGCGGACTCGCCTCCGCGCTGGACGAGCTGGTCGACGAGGCACGGGCGGGCCGCACTCCCCCTGCACGCCTCCGCGGCGGGACGTTCACGATCACCAACATCGGCGTGTTCGGCCTGGAAGCGGGCACAGCGGTGATCAACCCCGGCGAGGCCGCCATCCTGTCCCTCGGCGCCGTGGAGCGCAGGCCCTGGGTCCACGACGACCACCTCGTGATCCGTGAGGTGGCGACGCTCGGGTTGTCCTTCGACCACCGGCTCATCGACGGCGAGCTTGCGGGCCGGTTCCTCGCAACCGTGGCGCAGTCCATCGAGAATCCACTGGGCCTGGCGGGCTGA
- a CDS encoding alpha-ketoacid dehydrogenase subunit beta: MTATDAPVVPVAPREEGADVAPADQRGGAARLALAPAIGAGLRRALEDDDRVVIMGEDVGRLGGVFRVTDGLQKDFGERRVIDTPLAESGIVGTAFGMALRGKRPVCEIQFDGFVYPAFDQIVTQVAKIHNRTGGAVGMPLTIRIPFGGGIGAVEHHSESPEAYFAHTAGLRVVSPSNPSDGYWMTRQAIAAPDPVIVFEPKRRYWEKGPVDFSAPPAEPLGGARLMTFGNGEASATIVTYGALVATAVEAAETAVGECSVDVVDLRSLSPIDFDTVEESVRRTGRLVVAHEAPVFMGLGAEVAARVTERCFYRLEAPVMRVGGFHTPYPAARAESHFVPDVDRILDALDQVLAQ, from the coding sequence ACGTCTGGCGTTGGCCCCCGCGATCGGAGCGGGGTTGCGCCGCGCTCTCGAAGACGACGACCGTGTCGTGATCATGGGCGAGGACGTGGGCCGGCTCGGCGGCGTGTTCCGCGTGACCGACGGTCTGCAGAAGGACTTCGGCGAGCGCCGGGTAATCGACACGCCCCTCGCCGAGTCCGGCATCGTCGGTACCGCCTTCGGGATGGCGTTGCGAGGTAAGCGGCCGGTCTGCGAGATCCAGTTCGACGGTTTCGTCTACCCCGCGTTCGACCAGATCGTCACGCAGGTGGCGAAGATACACAATCGCACCGGCGGCGCCGTCGGGATGCCGCTCACGATCCGGATCCCCTTCGGCGGCGGGATCGGCGCGGTGGAGCACCATTCGGAATCCCCGGAGGCGTACTTCGCGCATACCGCGGGGCTCCGGGTGGTCAGCCCGTCGAACCCCTCGGACGGCTATTGGATGACCCGTCAGGCGATCGCCGCACCCGATCCGGTCATCGTCTTCGAGCCCAAACGCCGGTACTGGGAGAAGGGGCCGGTGGATTTCTCCGCGCCGCCCGCCGAGCCGCTCGGCGGCGCGCGCCTGATGACCTTCGGGAACGGCGAAGCCTCCGCGACGATCGTCACGTACGGCGCACTCGTCGCCACTGCCGTCGAGGCCGCGGAGACCGCTGTCGGCGAATGCAGCGTGGACGTGGTGGATCTGCGCTCGCTCTCCCCCATCGACTTCGACACGGTCGAGGAGTCGGTGCGGCGCACGGGGCGACTGGTGGTGGCCCACGAGGCGCCGGTGTTCATGGGGCTCGGGGCAGAGGTGGCCGCGCGTGTCACGGAACGCTGCTTCTACCGACTGGAGGCTCCCGTGATGCGTGTCGGCGGGTTCCACACGCCGTATCCGGCCGCCCGCGCCGAATCGCACTTCGTTCCGGACGTCGACCGCATACTCGACGCCCTCGATCAGGTGCTGGCACAGTGA